One Oligoflexus sp. DNA window includes the following coding sequences:
- a CDS encoding HDOD domain-containing protein: MKPTFCQCCERVYEVPEDYLKGTSKFRVCPKGFLWFECSCGSGLVLKKGEYEWYSPTLHMSEAAATIFKNVQEIRNIPLVPTAIMALQTTISDEKSSSADIKKALRQTPNIAMGVLRIANNLRASSVPEFTNLEHAISFVGRKTLNELILTETLQEFDFKTNFFAKDAYWQESILTGKICEYIAEHYARHISKDEAYIAGCLCNIGKVVSAICFPNVTDDVARQTVNPRRPRTWLQGEDNIRAYSHVTLGEIAASLWGFPDYVVHAISYHHSPPDKVTDLPTDVLDFMD; the protein is encoded by the coding sequence ATGAAACCGACGTTTTGCCAATGCTGTGAGCGTGTTTACGAGGTCCCCGAAGACTATCTGAAGGGCACTTCGAAATTTCGTGTTTGTCCCAAGGGATTCCTTTGGTTCGAATGCTCGTGCGGGAGCGGTTTGGTCCTTAAAAAGGGAGAATACGAATGGTATTCTCCGACCCTGCACATGAGCGAGGCTGCGGCCACGATCTTCAAGAACGTCCAGGAGATTCGCAATATCCCCTTGGTCCCGACTGCGATCATGGCGCTCCAGACCACGATCTCCGATGAAAAATCCTCGTCCGCGGATATCAAGAAGGCCTTGCGCCAGACCCCGAACATCGCCATGGGCGTCCTGCGCATTGCCAATAACCTGCGCGCGTCGTCGGTCCCCGAGTTCACCAACCTGGAACACGCCATCAGTTTTGTGGGCCGCAAGACCCTTAACGAACTGATTCTGACGGAAACGCTCCAGGAATTTGATTTTAAAACCAACTTCTTCGCCAAGGATGCCTACTGGCAGGAATCCATCCTGACCGGTAAAATCTGTGAGTACATCGCCGAGCATTATGCCCGGCATATTTCGAAAGACGAGGCGTATATCGCGGGCTGTCTTTGCAATATCGGCAAAGTGGTGTCCGCCATCTGCTTTCCGAACGTGACCGATGACGTGGCCCGGCAAACGGTGAACCCACGGCGGCCCCGGACCTGGCTGCAGGGCGAGGATAATATCCGGGCCTATTCGCACGTCACGCTCGGTGAGATCGCGGCTTCACTTTGGGGTTTTCCGGACTATGTGGTCCATGCTATTTCTTATCATCATTCGCCGCCGGACAAAGTTACCGATCTGCCCACGGATGTCCTGGATTTCATGGATGA
- a CDS encoding DUF4360 domain-containing protein, translated as MKVFGSIVKFVAPLLVMGAAAQAQERFPVPSEPITIKKIQYNGTGCPLGTVAKNVSEDKTAFTLTFSEFVAEVGPGISLSSGRKNCVATIVLDVPAGWQYSIGSFFYRGFMALDKGIKADHSATYFLEGQGKTGTFSSSNYGPYESDYVYNDKVGIASAVWSPCGVERALNINTSIRVSNTNSRAYPNAQGLITNDSIDGQITQVWGLTWRRC; from the coding sequence ATGAAAGTTTTTGGAAGCATCGTTAAGTTTGTTGCCCCACTCCTGGTCATGGGCGCTGCAGCGCAAGCTCAAGAACGTTTCCCCGTTCCTTCTGAGCCCATCACCATCAAAAAAATCCAGTACAACGGCACTGGCTGTCCGCTCGGCACCGTTGCCAAGAACGTGTCGGAAGACAAAACCGCTTTCACCTTGACCTTCTCTGAATTCGTCGCTGAAGTCGGCCCTGGCATCTCGCTGTCGTCTGGTCGTAAGAACTGCGTGGCCACGATCGTCCTCGACGTTCCTGCTGGCTGGCAATATTCGATCGGTAGCTTCTTCTACCGTGGTTTCATGGCTCTTGATAAAGGCATCAAGGCTGACCATTCCGCTACTTACTTCCTGGAAGGCCAAGGCAAAACCGGCACCTTCTCGTCCAGCAACTACGGTCCTTATGAGTCCGATTATGTTTACAACGACAAAGTTGGTATCGCTTCGGCCGTTTGGTCGCCTTGCGGTGTTGAGCGCGCTCTGAACATCAACACTTCGATCCGCGTATCGAACACCAACTCCCGCGCGTATCCTAACGCTCAGGGCCTGATCACCAACGACTCCATCGACGGTCAAATCACCCAAGTTTGGGGCCTGACCTGGAGACGCTGCTAA
- a CDS encoding trifunctional serine/threonine-protein kinase/ATP-binding protein/SpoIIE family protein phosphatase, which translates to MGLFRPGQTLDNGAIEIIDQLGAGGFGEVYLGLWRKPEGHQRIAIKCFNTTGMSQHNLMAAQLLHRESVLIGALDHPGAVKILAAAMEGSIPYLIEEYLPGKDLAHLLAERLAGKHRPVLNPLEILKLGMQMAKALETVHGKGIFHGDLKPSNICFRDEERTEVVLVDFGHGGFYDSQLLEQNVAATLAYLPPERTGFVKLAGNAASDLYSLGITLYEAATGEPPFRSKVGRELIAMLLSEVPKPLSQIFPEFPEALSDIIQKLLRKNPDERYHSAFGLFSDFERCRDALQSQKNLRSFALGTKDKLRELNYKIPMVGRQRELDILNASLVETLKGQGSCYFIGAPSGVGKSRLAHEMMHRGRSQQLVVMAAKFSEFERNLPLSAFSLMLMEHAYTIQSHAPPLRESWMRQVKQRLGPRGQLLAKRFAFYEGILPSFPPLQFEDIEDESHVFHATLAEFLTLLYPEGAGLVILLDDLQWADWQSLAVVRELCLLGLREGMGSTLFLGTYRSNEVDERHPLHYQVLQELPQKQQIDLGPLSRQESDELVHHLLDESGPEISRLQEATYQLTAGNPFHIYEYLKSAIASSVFDFDEQTKTWSFSAERAKQSGLTQGVAGLVAERIKRLTGLSRDLILAASVAGNSVSLESLTSLLRNLYPDLSEDPVAWRRQLELACDELVHKHLILPHDRKLIFFHDKIREAAYEQVDLDTRREYHRAYGYWLSLNLLDPETHGTTQKDYFEAAFHIMEGNAKQDAPLNRRLLFKAARAAAAVYAYSKAREFLRFASDLFPEDFDQDPELIQEWVALHELWADLLAVSEQIDDALKLYDQVLRHVDDPVQRAQIYARKTEYNLTMFRYKDSLDSVMAGLKALDEKIVTREWHAWLYIFATMPFLTLYAIWFHFFGKQTKEIANERERILLHLRIKLEIPFYFSYPMIAIANVIPVTFRILAYKDNPYRATVFAYWGIALAPFGFDRLARSFLSRGADYFDRTNNPVDKGFILFCWGYVHDFMLGNLKSAQTRLTEAVKTLTPVGESFWRSLSLMALIHIDQYGGENGQAKQLTSELVELWKRIRYTPTPLGCCLRVYLQDKREDQMNQLIQDTFNAKNEIRREGFDSIDTVFACVAPGEIYFLREDYQAADPLFREAFASTVKHGHRAAYSLLTPVLYAWNLTRMKRPGRAFVILLLCWLNQLLRARVFYAQTLYATGEWLHVLGFRMLGRWVIQKGIRWAFQRGWLIIVAEGRKLLGRLQTEYAADLAEVNLQLARDYYAERDQAFSMEQCDALLSICRFTMRDNLPSQQLSQRSRTMQGQRAPLLRQRLESHALLEIFLKLSVLTGREELLDALLEALCVCTGAELGLVFLKSKEGWEPTSARNLDLKMLSEHGYYKLGIDRAFLEHCWDQGLDAARIRPPQWQKNEQLSRGSVLVLPLVYRKAVYGYCYLANSQIYDLFDSRSMETVAPLCAQAAIALQNLQLITETQEKVKLDAEMMAARAMQESLLPHHQTLPGLQLSTYYKSASQTGGDWLGYFYHEPLETAFVCIGDVTGHGIPSALITGVVCGAVYASEFWLGQSTGHSILERLQFLARAVNETVCRTGTRSGCFMTMCFLAIDRRNGTIHVLNAGHNLPYLIQGNSIRILKSRGNRLGHTQDPQFTVHSQSWSRGDRIFLYTDGLVENQGPGGQILKTRHLERVLVRDCALDELQKSILATAEKVWQEHPPDDDVSFLLLEWPEEEAEEMKSVG; encoded by the coding sequence ATGGGTCTTTTTCGTCCAGGACAGACGCTTGATAACGGTGCGATCGAGATTATCGATCAGCTGGGGGCGGGCGGTTTTGGCGAAGTTTACCTGGGACTCTGGCGCAAGCCGGAAGGTCATCAGCGCATTGCCATCAAATGTTTTAACACCACGGGCATGAGCCAGCACAATCTGATGGCCGCTCAGCTTCTGCATCGCGAAAGCGTTCTGATTGGTGCCCTGGACCATCCCGGTGCGGTCAAGATCCTGGCTGCAGCGATGGAAGGGTCCATCCCCTATCTGATCGAAGAGTATCTGCCTGGGAAAGATCTTGCCCACCTCCTGGCCGAGCGCCTTGCGGGGAAGCATCGCCCCGTGCTCAATCCCTTGGAGATTTTGAAACTGGGCATGCAGATGGCCAAGGCTCTTGAGACCGTGCATGGCAAGGGCATCTTCCATGGCGATCTGAAACCGAGCAATATTTGCTTCCGTGATGAAGAACGCACCGAGGTGGTGCTGGTGGACTTTGGTCACGGAGGCTTTTACGATAGCCAGCTTTTGGAGCAGAATGTTGCAGCGACGCTGGCTTATCTCCCTCCCGAGCGTACCGGCTTTGTCAAGCTGGCCGGGAATGCGGCCAGTGACCTTTATTCGCTGGGCATCACTCTTTATGAAGCCGCCACAGGCGAGCCACCGTTCCGCTCCAAGGTCGGGCGCGAGCTGATCGCCATGTTGCTGAGCGAAGTGCCCAAGCCCTTGTCCCAGATCTTTCCTGAATTTCCAGAGGCCCTGAGCGATATCATTCAAAAGCTTCTGCGCAAAAATCCAGATGAACGCTATCACTCGGCCTTTGGGCTTTTCTCGGACTTCGAGCGCTGTCGTGATGCCCTGCAAAGCCAAAAGAATCTTCGCAGCTTCGCCCTTGGGACCAAGGATAAGCTCCGTGAACTCAACTACAAGATTCCGATGGTTGGCCGCCAGCGCGAGCTTGATATCCTGAATGCGAGTCTGGTCGAAACTTTGAAAGGGCAGGGCTCCTGCTATTTTATCGGGGCTCCTTCGGGGGTGGGCAAATCAAGGCTGGCGCATGAAATGATGCATCGCGGCCGCAGTCAGCAGCTCGTGGTCATGGCGGCGAAGTTCTCGGAGTTTGAGCGCAACCTTCCGCTCAGCGCCTTCTCGCTGATGCTGATGGAACATGCCTACACCATCCAAAGTCATGCGCCCCCGCTGCGGGAAAGCTGGATGCGGCAGGTGAAGCAGCGCCTCGGGCCCCGTGGTCAACTTCTGGCCAAGCGCTTTGCTTTCTATGAAGGCATACTGCCGAGCTTTCCTCCGCTTCAGTTCGAGGATATCGAGGATGAAAGTCATGTGTTTCATGCGACGCTGGCTGAATTTTTGACCCTGCTCTATCCGGAGGGGGCGGGGCTCGTCATCCTCCTTGATGACCTGCAGTGGGCCGATTGGCAAAGCCTCGCCGTCGTGCGGGAACTTTGTCTTTTGGGTCTGCGCGAAGGCATGGGCTCCACTCTTTTCCTGGGAACCTACCGCAGCAACGAGGTGGATGAACGGCATCCGCTTCACTATCAGGTTCTTCAGGAACTGCCGCAGAAACAGCAGATCGACCTGGGACCTTTGAGTCGCCAGGAATCCGATGAGCTCGTGCATCATCTTCTGGATGAAAGCGGCCCGGAAATCAGCCGCCTTCAGGAAGCGACCTACCAGCTGACGGCGGGGAATCCCTTTCATATTTATGAATATCTGAAATCGGCGATCGCCTCGAGCGTCTTTGACTTTGATGAACAGACCAAGACCTGGTCGTTCAGCGCCGAACGCGCCAAGCAAAGCGGGCTGACTCAGGGCGTGGCGGGCCTGGTGGCGGAACGCATCAAACGCCTGACCGGGCTGAGCCGCGATCTGATTCTGGCGGCGAGCGTAGCGGGCAACAGTGTCAGCCTTGAGTCCCTGACGTCGCTGCTCCGTAACCTTTACCCGGACCTTTCCGAGGATCCGGTCGCATGGCGAAGGCAATTGGAATTGGCCTGCGATGAACTCGTTCACAAGCATTTGATTCTGCCGCATGATCGGAAGCTCATCTTCTTCCATGACAAGATTCGCGAGGCCGCCTATGAGCAGGTGGACCTCGACACGCGCCGTGAATATCATCGTGCCTATGGATACTGGCTGAGCTTGAATCTTTTGGATCCCGAGACTCACGGGACCACGCAGAAAGATTATTTTGAAGCCGCCTTTCACATCATGGAAGGCAATGCGAAGCAGGATGCGCCTTTGAATCGGCGTCTTCTCTTTAAAGCCGCCAGGGCCGCAGCCGCGGTCTATGCCTACAGCAAGGCGCGCGAGTTCCTTCGCTTCGCCTCGGATCTTTTCCCCGAAGATTTTGATCAGGACCCGGAATTGATTCAGGAGTGGGTGGCCCTGCATGAACTCTGGGCTGACCTTCTGGCTGTTTCAGAGCAGATTGATGATGCGCTGAAACTCTATGATCAGGTTCTGCGGCATGTCGATGATCCTGTGCAGAGAGCACAGATTTATGCCCGCAAAACCGAGTATAACCTTACCATGTTCCGCTACAAGGATTCCCTGGACTCGGTCATGGCAGGGCTCAAGGCGCTCGATGAAAAAATCGTGACCAGGGAGTGGCATGCCTGGCTCTATATCTTTGCGACCATGCCCTTTCTGACTCTTTATGCGATCTGGTTTCATTTCTTCGGCAAGCAGACCAAGGAAATCGCCAACGAGCGGGAACGCATCCTGCTTCATCTCCGCATCAAGCTCGAAATCCCCTTTTATTTCAGCTATCCGATGATAGCCATCGCCAACGTGATCCCGGTGACCTTCCGCATCCTCGCGTATAAGGACAATCCCTATCGAGCGACGGTCTTCGCTTATTGGGGCATCGCGCTCGCGCCCTTTGGCTTCGATCGGCTGGCCCGCTCCTTTCTAAGTCGGGGCGCTGATTACTTTGATCGCACCAATAATCCCGTGGACAAGGGCTTTATTCTCTTCTGCTGGGGCTACGTCCATGATTTCATGCTGGGCAATCTGAAATCAGCCCAGACGCGCTTGACCGAAGCTGTCAAAACTCTGACGCCGGTGGGCGAATCCTTCTGGCGTTCGCTGAGCCTTATGGCCTTGATTCATATAGATCAGTATGGGGGCGAGAACGGTCAGGCGAAGCAGCTGACGTCGGAGCTGGTTGAACTCTGGAAACGCATACGCTATACGCCGACGCCTTTGGGCTGCTGTCTTCGGGTCTATCTGCAGGATAAACGCGAGGATCAGATGAATCAACTGATCCAGGATACCTTCAACGCCAAAAATGAAATCCGGCGCGAGGGCTTTGATTCCATTGATACGGTGTTCGCCTGCGTCGCGCCCGGGGAAATTTACTTTCTGCGCGAGGATTATCAGGCCGCCGATCCTTTGTTCCGGGAAGCCTTTGCCAGCACGGTCAAACACGGGCATCGAGCGGCTTATTCCCTGCTCACGCCGGTGCTTTATGCCTGGAACCTGACGCGCATGAAGCGACCGGGTCGTGCGTTCGTCATTTTGCTTCTTTGCTGGCTCAATCAGCTTTTGCGGGCCCGGGTCTTTTACGCCCAGACTCTATATGCGACGGGCGAATGGCTCCATGTTTTAGGGTTCCGCATGCTGGGACGCTGGGTCATTCAAAAAGGCATTCGCTGGGCCTTCCAGCGCGGCTGGCTGATCATCGTCGCCGAGGGCCGGAAACTTCTGGGACGCCTGCAGACCGAATACGCCGCGGATCTGGCCGAAGTGAACCTGCAGCTGGCCCGTGATTATTATGCCGAGCGCGATCAGGCCTTTTCCATGGAACAGTGCGATGCCCTGCTTTCCATCTGCCGCTTTACGATGCGCGATAATTTGCCTTCGCAGCAGCTTTCGCAGCGTTCGCGCACCATGCAGGGGCAAAGAGCGCCTCTGCTCCGGCAGCGTCTCGAAAGTCATGCGCTCCTCGAAATCTTTTTGAAATTGAGCGTCCTGACCGGACGCGAGGAATTGCTGGACGCTTTGCTCGAAGCCCTCTGTGTCTGCACGGGCGCCGAACTTGGCCTTGTGTTTCTGAAAAGCAAGGAAGGCTGGGAGCCGACATCAGCTCGAAACCTTGATCTGAAAATGCTGAGCGAGCACGGCTACTATAAATTGGGAATCGATCGGGCCTTCCTTGAACACTGCTGGGATCAAGGACTGGACGCCGCACGGATCCGGCCTCCGCAGTGGCAGAAGAACGAGCAGCTGAGCCGCGGCTCGGTCCTGGTGCTGCCACTCGTTTATCGGAAAGCTGTGTACGGATACTGCTACCTTGCCAACAGCCAGATCTATGATCTGTTCGACAGCCGCAGCATGGAAACGGTCGCTCCGCTCTGCGCCCAGGCGGCCATTGCCCTGCAAAACCTGCAGTTGATCACGGAAACTCAGGAAAAAGTGAAGCTCGATGCCGAGATGATGGCGGCCCGCGCGATGCAGGAATCGCTCCTGCCGCATCATCAGACGCTGCCGGGCCTTCAGCTGTCGACTTACTATAAGTCCGCCTCGCAAACCGGCGGCGACTGGCTGGGCTATTTCTATCATGAGCCCTTGGAAACAGCCTTCGTCTGCATCGGGGATGTGACCGGGCATGGAATTCCCTCGGCCTTGATCACGGGCGTAGTCTGCGGTGCTGTGTACGCGAGCGAATTCTGGCTTGGACAGAGCACGGGCCATTCCATTCTGGAAAGGCTTCAGTTTTTGGCCCGCGCTGTGAATGAAACAGTGTGCCGGACGGGAACGCGCTCCGGCTGCTTCATGACCATGTGCTTTTTAGCGATAGATCGAAGGAACGGCACCATCCATGTTTTGAATGCGGGCCATAATCTTCCTTATCTGATTCAGGGGAACTCGATTCGCATCCTGAAAAGTCGCGGCAATCGCCTCGGGCACACGCAAGATCCGCAGTTCACCGTGCATAGCCAAAGCTGGTCGCGCGGCGATCGAATCTTCCTTTATACCGATGGGCTCGTGGAAAACCAGGGTCCGGGCGGTCAAATCCTGAAAACAAGGCACTTGGAACGGGTTCTGGTCCGGGACTGTGCTTTGGATGAGCTGCAAAAATCCATCCTGGCAACCGCCGAAAAAGTCTGGCAGGAACATCCGCCCGACGATGACGTGAGCTTTTTGCTTCTGGAATGGCCGGAAGAGGAAGCTGAAGAGATGAAATCAGTGGGGTGA
- a CDS encoding response regulator — protein sequence MSQEKVREKILLVEDDGELIDMIRDHIEASGYEVVTASNGVEGLTRLQEHRIFLILSDYRMPEMDGLEFCREVRQTKTQLPFIILSAYTDRAAVLSGVRSGVTDFADKPLDYQKLMELIRGYAQKREDQIKQERFELETIRALFIEEAHSILGTLDESILLIETDPNDKAEINKVFRKIHTLKGSAAAVAGGQATSELAHSFENVLTAIKDGHLILDKVLVDLMLTSSDVLKQCIDAIESSSESPNVKPLIQQFKEVLSGKTAKAQPLNQEKRAAPKAEKKEDVDEGVTVSNEKLDHFMELAGELVAFKNIFYGFVKQRVAHLSSDDGLEDMNKALSKLTDDLQTQIMDIRKVSLHKAFAKFPRMVRGIAQDLKKDVTYETEGLELQVDKTIAKSLSASLVHVVRNACDHGIESVEARRSKGKPAVGKVRMVASQTGDMITLRVEDDGAGLDRDRIHAKAFSKGLVTQDSSRMSDQEIFELLFLPGFSTAEVVSDLSGRGVGMDVVKTAVTSLGGTARFDSVKGKGTTLTIQVPVPKSIMVEQSIVATSSDILIAIPLSCISEIKPIQDLDFTYIKPFWMMEHNGKAIPITTYQQLIEPESINRQRIDVTSGELVVVIMHKDSCIALRIDEVKDQLEAVVRPFDRITQVIPGFKGTSHLPGDQLAYMVSSEDFLKLVSQHSNHPVTSQAA from the coding sequence ATGAGCCAGGAAAAAGTCAGAGAAAAAATCCTCCTCGTTGAAGACGACGGCGAACTGATTGATATGATCAGGGATCATATCGAAGCGAGTGGCTATGAGGTCGTCACGGCGTCCAACGGCGTCGAGGGCTTGACTCGCCTTCAGGAGCACAGGATTTTCCTCATACTCTCCGACTACCGCATGCCCGAGATGGATGGCCTGGAGTTCTGCCGCGAAGTGAGGCAGACCAAAACGCAGCTTCCCTTCATCATACTGTCAGCCTATACGGACAGGGCGGCTGTTCTGAGCGGCGTACGGTCCGGCGTCACGGACTTCGCCGATAAGCCTTTGGATTATCAGAAACTCATGGAACTGATTCGCGGTTATGCCCAGAAGCGCGAAGATCAGATCAAACAGGAACGCTTTGAACTCGAAACCATACGCGCCCTTTTCATCGAAGAGGCTCACAGCATCCTCGGCACCTTGGATGAGAGCATACTCCTGATTGAAACCGACCCGAATGACAAGGCCGAGATCAATAAGGTCTTCCGCAAGATCCACACTCTGAAGGGCAGTGCCGCGGCCGTGGCTGGCGGCCAGGCGACTTCGGAGCTGGCGCACTCCTTTGAAAATGTTCTGACTGCTATCAAAGACGGGCATCTGATCCTGGATAAAGTCCTGGTGGACCTGATGCTGACCAGCAGCGATGTCCTGAAGCAATGTATCGATGCTATTGAGAGCAGCAGTGAAAGCCCGAACGTCAAGCCGCTGATCCAGCAATTCAAAGAGGTTCTGTCTGGCAAAACAGCCAAGGCCCAGCCTCTGAACCAGGAAAAACGCGCCGCCCCAAAAGCTGAGAAAAAAGAGGACGTGGACGAAGGCGTCACCGTATCGAATGAAAAGCTTGATCACTTCATGGAACTGGCCGGCGAACTGGTTGCCTTTAAAAATATCTTCTATGGCTTCGTCAAGCAGCGCGTCGCGCATCTGAGTTCCGATGATGGTCTGGAAGATATGAACAAGGCCCTTTCCAAGCTGACCGATGACCTGCAGACGCAGATCATGGACATCCGCAAAGTTTCCCTGCACAAGGCCTTCGCCAAATTCCCCCGCATGGTTCGGGGGATCGCCCAGGATCTGAAGAAAGATGTGACCTATGAAACCGAAGGGCTTGAACTCCAGGTTGATAAGACCATAGCCAAATCCCTCTCGGCCTCGCTCGTGCATGTCGTGCGGAACGCCTGCGATCATGGGATCGAATCAGTCGAGGCGCGGCGCAGCAAGGGCAAGCCCGCGGTCGGCAAGGTGCGCATGGTGGCTTCGCAGACCGGGGACATGATCACCCTGCGGGTCGAAGACGATGGCGCCGGTCTTGATCGCGATCGCATCCATGCCAAGGCCTTTTCCAAAGGACTCGTGACCCAGGACAGCTCCCGCATGAGCGATCAGGAGATTTTCGAACTGCTCTTCCTTCCCGGTTTTTCCACAGCGGAAGTCGTCTCCGATCTTTCCGGTCGCGGCGTTGGGATGGACGTCGTGAAAACCGCGGTGACTTCGCTCGGCGGCACAGCGCGTTTTGATTCCGTGAAAGGCAAGGGCACGACCTTGACCATCCAGGTGCCCGTTCCCAAGTCCATCATGGTGGAACAGTCCATTGTCGCGACATCGAGCGATATTCTGATCGCCATACCTCTGAGCTGCATCAGCGAAATCAAACCCATTCAGGACCTTGATTTCACTTATATCAAACCCTTCTGGATGATGGAGCATAACGGCAAAGCCATACCCATCACCACCTATCAGCAGCTGATCGAGCCTGAAAGCATCAATCGCCAAAGAATTGATGTCACGTCCGGCGAACTCGTGGTCGTGATCATGCATAAAGACAGCTGCATCGCCCTCCGCATTGATGAAGTGAAGGATCAGCTCGAAGCCGTGGTTCGGCCTTTCGATCGCATCACGCAGGTCATCCCGGGATTCAAAGGCACTTCGCATCTGCCGGGCGATCAGCTGGCTTATATGGTGTCATCCGAGGATTTTTTGAAACTGGTATCGCAGCATAGCAACCATCCTGTTACGTCGCAGGCGGCTTAG
- a CDS encoding chemotaxis protein CheW → MESKQDKPKNVLAQSDAIIDRLREVTLQEFERGTDGLRVIIKELTAVQALATEAGLQGLFDCLSDISTILQNWIADPVFIDQLGSLKGLWSDVVCELSNFFVFMDQEDDNELRSRVNYRLVQLAKASAQLAPLVTPSQAPASDGSWGLFDESAPASSPARPQAAPVAVAPAPGEPLPASAAAAAPVAGKPASAPAPLPASTESHLASHYLICMLGSQQYALPIHQVREILEQRNEKALPAQRPGIRGLVTVRGMVCPVVDVSHVLHAKEENVDTDSNKKRCMVVCEVDRRTFCFNVDDVKQVASLDEFDEQITPLSPENSIQKAISHVSHFQNRSVLFVKMREVIPA, encoded by the coding sequence ATGGAATCAAAACAAGACAAGCCGAAGAACGTCCTGGCGCAAAGCGATGCGATCATTGACCGCCTGCGTGAAGTGACCCTGCAGGAATTCGAGAGGGGAACTGATGGCCTGCGGGTGATCATCAAGGAACTGACCGCTGTGCAGGCCCTGGCCACCGAAGCTGGTTTGCAGGGCCTTTTCGATTGCCTCTCTGATATCAGCACGATCCTTCAGAACTGGATCGCGGATCCGGTTTTCATCGATCAGCTGGGATCTCTGAAAGGTCTTTGGTCCGATGTGGTTTGCGAACTTTCCAATTTCTTCGTCTTCATGGATCAAGAGGATGACAACGAACTGCGGAGCCGCGTGAACTATCGCCTGGTGCAACTCGCCAAAGCCAGCGCGCAGCTCGCGCCTCTCGTGACCCCGTCGCAAGCCCCGGCTTCGGATGGCTCCTGGGGCCTCTTCGATGAGTCCGCACCCGCATCTTCACCGGCCAGGCCCCAGGCTGCTCCTGTGGCTGTCGCACCCGCGCCAGGCGAGCCTCTTCCGGCTTCTGCGGCAGCAGCAGCGCCCGTAGCTGGGAAACCTGCTTCAGCACCGGCTCCTTTACCGGCCAGCACGGAGAGTCACCTTGCGTCCCATTATCTGATCTGCATGCTGGGATCCCAGCAGTATGCCCTGCCGATTCACCAGGTCCGGGAGATTCTGGAGCAGCGCAACGAGAAAGCCCTGCCCGCGCAAAGACCCGGCATTCGTGGTCTTGTCACGGTGCGCGGCATGGTCTGCCCTGTCGTTGATGTTTCCCATGTCCTGCATGCCAAGGAAGAAAACGTCGACACCGATTCCAATAAAAAGCGCTGCATGGTCGTCTGCGAAGTGGATCGCCGCACGTTCTGCTTCAATGTGGATGATGTGAAGCAGGTGGCGTCGCTCGATGAATTCGACGAGCAGATCACGCCCCTCAGTCCGGAGAACTCGATTCAAAAAGCTATATCGCACGTTTCACATTTTCAGAATCGCTCGGTTCTGTTCGTGAAAATGCGGGAGGTGATTCCAGCATGA